The Streptomyces kanamyceticus genome window below encodes:
- a CDS encoding YbaK/EbsC family protein — protein sequence MRAEELMEMPTTAFRRLMSVLDGSFADYRVIDHEAEGETLRASDLRGHEPAQAAKCMVVQVRRKAPTEHVTVLAVVPGDRRVDFKKVRRLFGGADASLADRSLAERITGCVSGCVIPFAFDPGLHLVVDPELLLHDEIYFNAARLDRSIALGTEHFVALSEPRVAPIAR from the coding sequence GTGCGAGCCGAGGAGCTGATGGAGATGCCGACGACGGCCTTCCGGCGGCTGATGTCCGTCCTCGACGGGTCCTTCGCCGACTACCGCGTCATCGACCACGAGGCGGAGGGGGAGACGCTGCGCGCCAGCGACCTGCGCGGGCACGAACCGGCGCAGGCGGCCAAGTGCATGGTCGTGCAGGTGCGCAGGAAGGCCCCCACGGAGCACGTCACGGTCCTCGCCGTGGTGCCGGGGGACCGGCGGGTCGACTTCAAGAAGGTGCGGCGGCTGTTCGGCGGCGCCGACGCCTCGCTGGCCGACCGGTCCCTCGCGGAGCGGATCACGGGCTGCGTCAGCGGCTGTGTCATCCCCTTCGCCTTCGACCCGGGGCTGCACCTGGTCGTCGATCCGGAGCTGCTGCTCCACGACGAGATCTACTTCAACGCGGCGCGCCTGGACCGGTCGATCGCCCTCGGCACGGAGCACTTCGTCGCCCTGAGCGAACCGCGCGTGGCGCCGATCGCGCGCTGA
- a CDS encoding ATP-grasp domain-containing protein — MRIGILGWDREETESVGLSHAGKERGHDVALFTLDDIALTRTDSGSEPTALGIPVRHFDVIVSRAELRPATFQADHERYALLSEVPGVTVLDPAFTYLTAECKLQGLHRLAAAGLPVAPTRSCGSLADVTDALDEWGPLVLKPSFGYGGTDVERVFDVRSDPADRAVVDRLFATYPVLVCQPYLPHPDGDVRITLVGDEAVLNCRRVPAGGGLWKANIMQGATSVPFEADEELLDVSRRAARLMGITIAALDFLPSPDGYRIVEINNTPGWYFVDEEEQRRICHAVLRFVERTV; from the coding sequence ATGCGCATCGGAATTCTCGGCTGGGACCGGGAGGAGACGGAGTCGGTCGGGCTGTCGCACGCGGGGAAGGAGCGCGGGCACGACGTCGCGCTCTTCACGCTCGACGACATCGCGCTGACCCGCACCGACTCGGGCTCCGAACCCACCGCTCTCGGCATTCCCGTCCGTCACTTCGACGTCATCGTGTCCCGGGCCGAGCTGAGGCCCGCCACCTTCCAGGCCGACCACGAGCGCTACGCGCTGCTCAGCGAGGTCCCCGGCGTCACCGTGCTCGACCCGGCCTTCACCTATCTCACCGCCGAGTGCAAGCTGCAGGGCCTGCACCGGCTCGCCGCCGCGGGGCTGCCCGTGGCGCCCACCCGGTCCTGCGGCTCGCTCGCGGACGTCACCGACGCCCTGGACGAGTGGGGGCCCCTGGTCCTGAAGCCGTCCTTCGGCTACGGCGGTACGGACGTGGAGCGGGTCTTCGACGTCCGGTCGGACCCGGCCGACCGGGCCGTGGTCGACCGGCTGTTCGCGACGTATCCGGTCCTGGTCTGCCAGCCCTACCTGCCGCACCCGGACGGGGACGTACGCATCACGCTGGTCGGCGACGAAGCGGTGCTCAACTGCCGTCGCGTACCGGCCGGTGGCGGGCTCTGGAAGGCCAACATCATGCAGGGCGCCACGTCCGTGCCCTTCGAGGCGGACGAGGAACTGCTCGACGTCTCGCGCAGGGCGGCCCGGCTCATGGGCATCACGATCGCGGCCCTGGACTTCCTGCCGAGCCCGGACGGCTATCGGATCGTCGAGATCAACAACACCCCCGGCTGGTATTTCGTCGACGAGGAGGAGCAGCGGCGCATCTGCCATGCGGTCCTCCGGTTCGTGGAGCGGACGGTATGA
- a CDS encoding MFS transporter yields the protein MTSVQEPPASEAEETTAEAGRGRGAGRLRAVAELPRAVKLGLATLFVMNAATYVAFPLLAVKLTTVDHASAVQIGTTLTVFLLAARLTPVVAGPLADRYDPRIVMAIGALARAIGFLGLGLGHGTGQLLVSAFLAGVGAIYEAPVSAMLAAQPEPLRSRAFALENALLNAGVIGGPALAAALLAVGPRAPFVASGVLFVLLLLVVRGITMPGGGDSEQEAPQSVLRHFKNVLGHRWFVGFWLLMLPWWFLFTQLGVAVPLRSDALADTSWISVLYLANGVVGITSILFVKRLHDRYGARMMPALGYLLVAVGFGSVSFGESPWWLLACVAVYSVGETVILFSSQLILASFAGGSTRASFFGIYAGSWALGGSVGNYAGSRLAADPLSHTPWLLFGAVGLVAALVAALTFSRREI from the coding sequence ATGACGAGCGTGCAGGAACCACCCGCGTCAGAGGCAGAGGAGACGACGGCGGAGGCCGGGCGCGGGCGCGGGGCAGGTCGGCTCCGGGCGGTCGCCGAGCTGCCGCGCGCCGTGAAGCTCGGCCTGGCCACGCTCTTCGTCATGAACGCCGCGACGTACGTGGCGTTCCCGCTGCTCGCCGTGAAGCTGACCACCGTCGACCACGCGTCCGCCGTGCAGATCGGCACCACGCTGACCGTCTTCCTGCTCGCCGCGCGCCTTACACCCGTCGTGGCGGGGCCGCTCGCCGACCGGTACGACCCGCGCATCGTCATGGCGATCGGCGCGCTCGCGCGCGCCATCGGCTTCCTCGGGCTCGGCCTCGGCCACGGCACGGGGCAGCTCCTCGTCTCGGCGTTCCTCGCCGGTGTGGGGGCGATCTACGAGGCGCCGGTCAGCGCGATGCTCGCCGCCCAGCCCGAACCCCTCAGGTCCCGTGCCTTCGCCCTGGAGAACGCGCTCCTGAACGCCGGGGTGATCGGCGGCCCCGCGCTGGCCGCCGCGCTGCTCGCGGTCGGGCCGCGGGCGCCGTTCGTCGCCAGCGGAGTGCTCTTCGTGCTGCTGCTCCTGGTGGTCCGCGGGATCACGATGCCCGGCGGCGGTGACAGCGAACAGGAGGCGCCGCAGAGCGTGTTGCGGCACTTCAAGAACGTCCTCGGGCATCGCTGGTTCGTCGGCTTCTGGCTGCTGATGCTGCCCTGGTGGTTCCTCTTCACCCAGCTGGGCGTCGCGGTACCGCTGCGCTCGGACGCGCTGGCCGACACCAGCTGGATCAGCGTGCTCTACCTGGCGAACGGCGTCGTCGGCATCACCAGCATCCTGTTCGTCAAGCGGCTCCACGACCGCTACGGGGCGCGCATGATGCCCGCGCTCGGCTACCTCCTGGTGGCCGTCGGGTTCGGTTCGGTGTCCTTCGGCGAGTCGCCGTGGTGGCTGCTCGCCTGCGTGGCCGTCTACTCCGTGGGCGAGACCGTCATCCTCTTCTCCTCGCAGCTCATCCTCGCCTCGTTCGCGGGCGGTTCGACGCGCGCCAGCTTCTTCGGGATCTACGCAGGGTCGTGGGCGCTCGGCGGCAGCGTGGGCAACTATGCGGGCAGCAGGCTCGCCGCGGACCCGCTCAGTCATACGCCCTGGCTGCTCTTCGGGGCCGTCGGGCTCGTCGCGGCCCTCGTCGCCGCGCTGACCTTCTCCCGCCGTGAGATCTGA
- a CDS encoding AfsR/SARP family transcriptional regulator, whose protein sequence is MSTSACGTDAAPAPADAPDPAAAGSPAPRPAMQMRLLGPMEASLGGEPMLLGGSRQQTVLAALALEANRVIPLDRLIRAVWDDAPPSTARSQIHICISALRRILSVGDAPVIVTRSPGYLLALPQDNIDAHWFDSLVTQGRAAAGQGHTAAAADSLREALTLWRGPALSGIPSRIVQAGATKLDEARMAATEERIRLDLRLGRHHEIIGELHALTAAEPFRETPQAQLMLALYRSGRQAEALETYQRVRATFAAELGIEPGEELRRLHHDILARHARLDLAVQQAEHAGDRAPGPVEIVSTPRQLPGGIDDFVGRTRELDRIRAALLPDPAGAPGAPAPPRVMAISGQAGAGKSTLAVRAAHEVSEVFGDGQLYADLGGFRDPARSAHEVMGGFLRALGVAAHVIPDDARERTELYRSRLAAARVLIVIDNAVSEQQVTRLSPGSGRCAVIATSRSRFTGLPGAHQLDLCVLGRKESEEFLTRILGAERAAADPAALGALARRCGGLPLALRIAGARLAARAHWPVGRLVERLGDEDQLLGELVHGELQFRGCLQESYEALDPAARALFRRLALLEAPDFSGWIAAALCDRSLLEAEDLLEALVDARLIEAGSGARGQGSRYRFPDLVRAYARERLRQEEPQAEHRAALLRTLGTWLALAEEAHRKEYGGDFLLVHGDAPRWRLPKAFTDRLLRRPMAWLESERRCLTAAVLQAADHQLPEHCWDLALTSTTLFAAGGHFADWRQTASAAIGATEQYEIPRGRAASHYSMGSLHSAQGRLDQAAAHFDTALGLFTALGDDRGAGLVLTALGDVSRRLGRDATALRQWAAGLRALCRAGDRVGQARVLCAMARAGIAAGDYPRARRHLVKALGACRRAGSSRAEAPVRLLFGQLHLRTGRLGSAERGFHWALRVARADGDRACEVRALHGLGLVRRGQGRPGPARTALSQALELARQTGDRELVDQVGRSLVAPSQAGERSCPPSHDSV, encoded by the coding sequence ATGAGCACATCGGCCTGCGGCACGGACGCCGCCCCCGCGCCCGCCGACGCCCCGGACCCCGCGGCGGCCGGGTCACCCGCGCCCCGGCCCGCCATGCAGATGCGGCTGCTCGGCCCGATGGAGGCGTCCCTCGGCGGCGAGCCGATGCTCCTGGGCGGTTCCCGCCAGCAGACGGTCCTCGCCGCGCTCGCCCTGGAGGCCAACCGGGTCATCCCGCTCGACCGCCTCATCAGAGCGGTCTGGGACGACGCCCCGCCGTCCACCGCGCGCTCCCAGATCCACATCTGCATCTCGGCGCTGCGCCGCATCCTCTCCGTCGGTGACGCACCGGTGATCGTGACCCGCTCGCCCGGCTACCTGCTCGCGCTGCCGCAGGACAACATCGACGCCCACTGGTTCGACAGCCTGGTCACCCAGGGCCGTGCGGCCGCGGGCCAGGGCCACACCGCGGCGGCCGCCGACAGCCTGCGCGAGGCACTGACGCTCTGGCGCGGCCCCGCCCTCTCCGGCATCCCGAGCCGCATCGTGCAGGCCGGTGCCACCAAGCTCGACGAGGCACGGATGGCCGCCACGGAGGAGCGCATCCGGCTCGACCTGCGGCTCGGCAGGCACCACGAGATCATCGGGGAACTCCACGCGCTGACCGCCGCCGAGCCCTTCAGGGAGACCCCGCAGGCCCAGCTCATGCTCGCCCTGTACCGCTCGGGGCGGCAGGCCGAGGCGCTGGAGACCTATCAGCGGGTGCGCGCCACGTTCGCCGCCGAGCTGGGCATCGAACCCGGCGAGGAACTGCGCAGGCTGCACCACGACATCCTCGCCCGGCACGCCCGCCTCGACCTCGCCGTCCAGCAGGCCGAACACGCGGGGGACCGCGCGCCGGGCCCCGTCGAGATCGTCAGCACACCCCGCCAACTGCCCGGCGGCATCGACGACTTCGTCGGCCGTACGCGCGAACTCGACCGGATCAGGGCCGCGTTGCTGCCCGACCCGGCAGGCGCCCCGGGCGCTCCCGCGCCGCCGCGCGTCATGGCCATCAGCGGCCAGGCGGGTGCGGGCAAGTCCACCCTCGCGGTGCGGGCCGCGCACGAGGTGTCCGAGGTCTTCGGCGACGGCCAGCTCTACGCCGACCTCGGCGGCTTCCGCGACCCCGCGCGCAGCGCCCACGAGGTGATGGGCGGTTTCCTGCGGGCGCTCGGCGTGGCCGCGCACGTCATCCCCGACGACGCCCGCGAGCGCACCGAGCTGTACCGCAGCAGGCTCGCCGCGGCCCGCGTCCTCATCGTCATCGACAACGCCGTCAGCGAGCAGCAGGTGACGCGGCTCTCGCCGGGCAGCGGCAGGTGCGCCGTCATCGCCACCAGCCGCTCCCGGTTCACCGGGCTGCCCGGCGCCCATCAGCTCGACCTCTGCGTGCTCGGCCGCAAGGAGTCCGAGGAGTTCCTCACCCGGATCCTCGGAGCCGAGCGCGCCGCCGCCGACCCCGCGGCGCTCGGCGCCCTGGCCCGCCGCTGCGGCGGCCTGCCGCTGGCCCTGCGGATCGCGGGCGCCCGGCTCGCGGCCCGCGCGCACTGGCCCGTGGGGCGCCTGGTGGAGCGGCTCGGCGACGAGGACCAGCTGCTCGGCGAGCTCGTCCACGGCGAACTCCAGTTCAGGGGCTGCCTCCAGGAGTCGTACGAGGCGCTCGACCCGGCCGCCCGCGCCCTCTTCCGCAGGCTGGCACTGCTCGAAGCGCCGGACTTCTCGGGGTGGATCGCCGCCGCGCTGTGCGACCGGAGCCTCCTGGAGGCGGAGGACCTCCTCGAAGCCCTGGTGGACGCCCGGCTCATCGAGGCGGGCAGCGGCGCCCGCGGCCAGGGCAGCCGCTACCGCTTCCCCGACCTGGTGCGCGCCTACGCCCGCGAGCGGCTGCGCCAGGAGGAACCGCAGGCCGAGCACCGCGCCGCCCTGCTCAGGACGCTGGGAACCTGGCTGGCCCTCGCCGAGGAGGCGCACCGCAAGGAGTACGGCGGCGACTTCCTCCTCGTGCACGGCGACGCGCCCCGCTGGCGGCTGCCCAAGGCGTTCACCGACCGGCTGCTGCGCAGGCCGATGGCCTGGCTGGAGAGCGAGCGGCGCTGCCTGACCGCCGCCGTACTGCAGGCGGCCGACCATCAACTTCCCGAACACTGCTGGGACTTGGCGCTCACCTCCACCACCCTCTTCGCCGCGGGCGGCCACTTCGCCGACTGGCGGCAGACCGCGAGCGCGGCGATCGGGGCCACCGAGCAGTACGAGATCCCGCGCGGCCGCGCCGCGAGCCACTACTCGATGGGCTCCCTGCACAGCGCCCAGGGCAGGCTCGACCAGGCGGCCGCGCACTTCGACACCGCGCTCGGCCTGTTCACCGCGCTCGGCGACGACCGCGGCGCGGGCCTCGTCCTCACCGCGCTCGGCGACGTCAGCCGCAGGCTCGGCCGCGACGCCACCGCCCTGCGGCAGTGGGCGGCGGGCCTGCGCGCGCTGTGCCGCGCGGGCGACCGGGTCGGCCAGGCGCGGGTCCTGTGCGCCATGGCGCGGGCCGGGATCGCGGCGGGCGACTACCCGCGGGCCCGGCGCCATCTCGTCAAGGCGCTCGGGGCCTGCCGCCGGGCCGGGTCCAGCAGGGCGGAGGCGCCCGTACGGCTGCTCTTCGGCCAACTTCATCTGCGCACCGGCAGGCTGGGCTCGGCCGAACGCGGATTCCACTGGGCGCTGCGCGTCGCGCGCGCCGACGGCGACCGGGCCTGTGAGGTGCGGGCCCTGCACGGCCTCGGCCTGGTGCGCAGGGGCCAGGGCAGGCCCGGCCCCGCAAGGACCGCCCTGAGCCAGGCGCTGGAACTGGCCAGGCAGACCGGCGACCGGGAACTCGTCGACCAGGTCGGGCGGTCACTGGTTGCACCCTCGCAGGCAGGAGAGCGGTCATGTCCCCCTTCCCACGACTCCGTCTGA
- a CDS encoding EamA family transporter — protein sequence MTHRSGPSSWARHSGTAAMVLAAALWGLGGTTAGQLFARGADPLEVVEVRTWVALAGFAALYAVRRRRERPELVARSRSRSARRVDRRAVLGFGIAVAVSNAALFLAIDKLPVAVALVLQNLAPAFVVGWVLLVTRTLPSPRVVIGLVVALLSVALVVELPTTPLGDIDAVGILLGLLAGAGVAAFSVLGARAAGSGGTLVANTGGFTVAAFAWLLFQLPQGLPALFEHPALLAGAVAVGVFGTFVPFLLYAWAAARVGPQAGAVNISLEPLFGAVLAWIWLGQAVTPVQIVGGLVLLVAVVFLQSSRSAAPPPVRPPTGKDPAGPQDRPSPDSRSGLLRSGA from the coding sequence GTGACACATCGGTCAGGCCCCTCGTCATGGGCCCGCCATTCCGGTACGGCGGCGATGGTGCTCGCGGCGGCCCTGTGGGGTCTGGGCGGCACGACGGCGGGCCAGCTCTTCGCGCGCGGCGCGGACCCGCTCGAAGTGGTGGAGGTCCGCACCTGGGTGGCCCTCGCCGGATTCGCCGCCCTCTATGCCGTACGACGCAGGCGCGAGAGGCCGGAGCTCGTGGCCCGGTCCCGGTCCCGGTCGGCGCGGCGCGTCGACCGGCGTGCGGTGCTCGGCTTCGGCATCGCCGTCGCGGTGTCGAACGCCGCGCTCTTCCTGGCCATCGACAAGCTGCCGGTGGCCGTGGCGCTGGTACTGCAGAACCTCGCTCCCGCCTTCGTCGTGGGCTGGGTGCTCCTGGTGACCCGCACGCTACCGAGTCCCCGCGTGGTCATCGGCCTGGTCGTCGCGCTCCTGAGCGTGGCCCTCGTCGTGGAGCTGCCCACCACCCCGCTCGGCGACATCGACGCGGTCGGCATCCTCCTCGGGCTGCTCGCGGGCGCCGGCGTCGCCGCCTTCTCCGTCCTCGGGGCGCGGGCCGCGGGCTCCGGCGGCACGCTCGTCGCCAACACCGGCGGCTTCACGGTCGCGGCCTTCGCCTGGCTCCTCTTCCAGCTGCCGCAGGGGCTGCCCGCGCTGTTCGAGCACCCCGCGCTGCTCGCGGGGGCCGTCGCGGTCGGGGTGTTCGGCACGTTCGTGCCCTTCCTGCTCTACGCGTGGGCGGCCGCGAGGGTCGGACCGCAGGCCGGTGCGGTGAACATCTCCCTCGAACCGCTGTTCGGCGCGGTGCTCGCCTGGATCTGGCTCGGGCAGGCGGTCACCCCGGTGCAGATCGTCGGCGGGCTCGTCCTCCTGGTCGCCGTCGTCTTCCTGCAGAGCAGCCGCAGCGCGGCCCCGCCGCCCGTACGGCCACCGACGGGCAAGGACCCAGCGGGTCCGCAGGACCGCCCCTCGCCCGATTCCCGCTCCGGCTTACTGCGGTCGGGGGCGTGA
- a CDS encoding CGNR zinc finger domain-containing protein: protein MKRQDAPGALELVREFINTRDLETRSDGLDSPDDLRTWLAGHELIGAGTPVDDGAWHTALEVREALRALAATHSGRAMDPAAARTLDTLAADTVIRLRFRDDGTSYVGPEERTGVRPALGRILALVDAAAREGTWPRLKVCPAEDCLWVFYDHSKNRSGTWCQMAECGNRAKGRTFRARRTPSGS from the coding sequence ATGAAGCGACAGGACGCACCGGGCGCACTGGAGCTGGTCCGGGAATTCATCAACACACGCGACCTGGAGACCCGCAGCGACGGCCTCGACTCCCCCGACGACCTGCGGACATGGCTCGCGGGACATGAGCTGATCGGCGCCGGGACACCGGTCGACGACGGCGCCTGGCACACCGCTCTGGAGGTCCGCGAGGCCCTGCGCGCCCTGGCCGCCACCCACTCGGGGCGCGCGATGGATCCGGCGGCCGCGCGCACCCTGGACACCCTCGCCGCGGACACCGTGATCCGGCTCAGGTTCCGCGACGACGGCACGTCCTACGTGGGCCCCGAGGAGCGGACCGGTGTGCGCCCGGCGCTCGGCCGCATCCTGGCGCTGGTGGACGCGGCCGCCCGCGAGGGGACGTGGCCGCGTCTGAAGGTCTGTCCCGCCGAGGACTGTCTGTGGGTCTTCTACGACCACTCCAAGAACCGCTCGGGGACGTGGTGCCAGATGGCCGAGTGCGGAAACCGCGCCAAGGGCCGGACGTTCCGCGCCCGTCGTACGCCGTCGGGGTCCTGA
- a CDS encoding amino acid--tRNA ligase-related protein gives MQKSIMETAGHFAPPRTWGAEPDAFIRALRSPWYGLVADLEDLVLRATVEYAHSRGLRAMYLPMTTRTITCPSGLGSDSEPVPVTVSGVDTYLPDSMQFLLEYGCRLAPGGCYNVLPSFRGEQPDRTHLGQYVHSEAEIPGGLDDLIEYVEGYVRHLAGSMLDQYGARLTERAGDVAHLERMAGHSGGFERLTFDEAAHLLRNDEGTIRDEGDWRTLTKRGEHLLMERVSEFVWVTHFDHLSNPFYQAFSDSTQRSANNADLLFGMGEVVGSGERHIGSGDVRKALAMHDVPERDYAWYVNMKDEFPMHTSGFGMGVERFLMWVLKHDDIRDIPLISRVAEEKSWPESVDRP, from the coding sequence ATGCAGAAGAGCATCATGGAGACCGCCGGGCACTTCGCGCCGCCGCGCACCTGGGGCGCGGAACCGGACGCCTTCATCCGCGCACTGCGCTCCCCTTGGTACGGCCTGGTCGCCGATCTGGAGGACCTGGTGCTCAGGGCGACCGTGGAGTACGCCCACTCCCGCGGCCTGCGGGCGATGTACCTGCCGATGACGACGCGGACCATCACCTGCCCGTCCGGGCTCGGCAGCGACTCGGAGCCGGTGCCGGTGACGGTCTCCGGAGTGGACACCTATCTGCCCGACTCCATGCAGTTCCTCCTGGAGTACGGCTGCAGGCTCGCGCCCGGCGGCTGCTACAACGTCCTGCCGTCCTTCCGCGGCGAGCAGCCCGACCGCACGCACCTGGGCCAGTACGTCCACAGCGAGGCCGAAATCCCGGGCGGGCTCGACGACTTGATCGAGTACGTCGAGGGCTACGTGCGCCACCTGGCGGGCAGCATGCTCGACCAGTACGGGGCCAGGCTGACCGAACGGGCGGGCGACGTCGCGCACCTGGAGCGGATGGCCGGGCACTCCGGCGGCTTCGAGCGGCTCACCTTCGACGAGGCGGCCCACCTGCTCAGGAACGACGAGGGCACCATCCGCGACGAGGGCGACTGGCGCACGCTCACCAAGCGCGGGGAGCACCTGCTCATGGAGCGGGTCAGCGAATTCGTCTGGGTCACCCACTTCGACCACCTCTCCAACCCCTTCTACCAGGCCTTCTCGGACAGCACTCAGCGCAGCGCCAACAATGCCGACCTGCTGTTCGGCATGGGCGAGGTGGTCGGTTCCGGGGAGCGGCACATCGGCAGCGGCGACGTACGCAAGGCGCTCGCCATGCACGACGTGCCGGAGCGCGACTACGCCTGGTACGTGAACATGAAGGACGAATTCCCCATGCACACCTCCGGGTTCGGCATGGGCGTCGAGCGGTTCTTGATGTGGGTCCTCAAGCACGACGACATCCGTGACATTCCGCTGATCTCGCGGGTCGCCGAGGAGAAGTCGTGGCCCGAGAGCGTCGACCGTCCCTGA
- a CDS encoding preATP grasp domain-containing protein: MPKILFANPNSRAMVARPEDIPVDVRPFYDVIGDRLLWSLESGDIAVIPGPVNKDFLGYLADTLGLLPEEFTVLSLRDHASASWYPDSNPGLVEELRDRIAASGVGADAWTVGCYLHDRDVARWETLLGVGHVEARPFAQNMVELVNTKSVFRALALAAGVPVPEGRVTDPGAELIDAVTELMPRTGSVIVKQDQNSGGDGNVLVTTDPDVVGLGAYRVLRIAGTGRARVRDALAEVGLAEPPVLPRYTAGARIVVEVYHPYAKTLSSELYVPTHTAPVLLNYGDMRMEPVWKGYVFPPQDLAGPDHAQLCADSQQIALLAQRIGYHGLINIDAVLDQRGRMLYTEFNGRAGGATNIDVIARRLLGADYLRTHVVVSHNSLPARSLGELLAHLRAAGQLFSAERGHGVIVATDSTQTTGTVELVSIGLDRAQAEGLEAEVEEHLRRAEAPSV; the protein is encoded by the coding sequence ATGCCGAAAATCCTCTTCGCCAATCCCAACAGCCGCGCCATGGTGGCGCGTCCCGAGGACATACCCGTCGACGTACGGCCGTTCTACGACGTCATCGGCGACCGGCTTCTCTGGTCGCTGGAGAGCGGTGACATCGCCGTCATTCCCGGGCCCGTCAACAAGGACTTCCTGGGCTATCTCGCCGACACGCTCGGCCTGTTGCCGGAGGAATTCACCGTACTGAGCCTGCGCGACCACGCCTCGGCGAGCTGGTACCCGGACAGCAATCCCGGGCTCGTCGAGGAGCTGCGCGACCGCATCGCGGCGAGCGGCGTCGGCGCGGACGCGTGGACCGTCGGCTGCTATCTGCACGACAGGGACGTCGCCCGCTGGGAGACGCTGCTCGGGGTCGGTCACGTCGAAGCGCGGCCGTTCGCGCAGAACATGGTCGAACTGGTCAACACCAAGTCGGTGTTCCGCGCCCTCGCGCTCGCCGCCGGGGTGCCGGTGCCGGAGGGGCGCGTCACCGACCCCGGCGCGGAACTCATCGACGCCGTCACGGAGTTGATGCCCCGTACGGGATCGGTGATCGTCAAGCAGGACCAGAACTCCGGCGGCGACGGCAACGTCCTGGTGACCACCGACCCCGACGTGGTCGGCCTCGGCGCCTACCGGGTGCTGCGGATCGCGGGCACGGGACGGGCGCGGGTGCGCGACGCGCTCGCCGAGGTGGGCCTCGCCGAGCCGCCGGTGCTGCCGCGCTACACCGCGGGCGCGCGCATCGTCGTGGAGGTCTACCACCCGTACGCCAAGACGCTCTCCTCGGAGCTGTACGTCCCGACGCACACCGCGCCGGTGCTGCTCAACTACGGCGACATGCGCATGGAGCCGGTGTGGAAGGGCTACGTCTTCCCGCCGCAGGACCTGGCGGGCCCTGACCATGCCCAACTCTGCGCCGACAGCCAGCAGATCGCGCTGCTCGCCCAGCGCATCGGCTACCACGGGCTCATCAACATCGACGCCGTACTCGACCAGCGGGGGCGGATGCTCTACACCGAGTTCAACGGGCGGGCCGGCGGTGCCACGAACATCGACGTCATCGCCCGGAGGCTGCTCGGTGCGGACTATCTGCGTACGCATGTCGTCGTGTCCCACAACTCGCTGCCCGCGCGGAGTCTGGGGGAGTTGCTCGCCCATCTGCGGGCGGCTGGGCAGCTGTTCTCCGCGGAGCGGGGGCACGGGGTGATCGTTGCCACGGACAGCACCCAGACGACCGGGACCGTCGAGCTGGTCTCCATCGGGCTTGACCGGGCACAGGCCGAGGGCCTGGAGGCGGAGGTCGAGGAGCATCTGCGCCGTGCGGAGGCGCCGTCCGTCTGA